A stretch of the Osmerus eperlanus chromosome 10, fOsmEpe2.1, whole genome shotgun sequence genome encodes the following:
- the stk33 gene encoding serine/threonine-protein kinase 33, whose protein sequence is MASLWSRGSSAERKVPHTRLEEEAEIQRIFSFGRKLGKGSFGVVCEATHIDTRKKWAIKKVNKEKAGSSGVKLLEREVSILKRVNHAHIIHLEEVFETPKRMYLVMELCEGGELKELLQKNRRFSEEESRHIIRSLAEAIVYLHKKDIVHRDLKLENILVKTYHHGSDNDMIRIKVTDFGLSVKKGGVGSENMLKATCGTPIYMAPEVINAHEYSQQCDMWSIGVIMFMLLCGEPPFVSSSEDSLFEMIKKGELTFAGPVWDTVSDAAKKVLRCLLKVDPAHRITANELLDNPWITGDTSTPTTPTNVLEMMRLFREDPEGAEEAEGAVEGAEEATEVLSQLSLSLSRDSQTLEPRDRPESLEPRAQPESLARVSSASSDGKSVAEHSLEGDTDSSSSKPPTPTKQRQKKKAASSSSSGTRVNGSAGKICHLLCPSTSQSHSGGVQRSRQSSATHLSLQEQRDTCASPAGPSPKPAPGPGKARKPKSPAPHGPRPGNCSPRPPGKPRPKKSSQAPAAQCSAQGPETPRAKEDPCT, encoded by the exons ATGGCGTCTCTGTGGAGCCGCGGGAGCAGCGCAGAGAGGAAGGTGCCCCACAcccgcctggaggaggaggctgagatCCAG AGAATATTCTCATTTGGGAGGAAATTGGGTAAAGGGAGCTTCGGGGTCGTCTGTGAAGCCACCCATATTGATACGAGGAAGAAATGGGCTATTAAGAAGGTGAACAAAGAGAAG GCTGGGAGTTCGGGTGTCAAGCTGCTGGAAAGAGAGGTCAGCATACTCAAACGTGTTAACCATGCTCATATCATCCATCTCGAGGAAGTCTTTGAAACACCCAAG AGGATGTACCTGGTGATGGAGCTGTGCGAGGGCGGCGAGCTGAAGGAGCTCCTGCAGAAGAACAGGCGCTTcagcgaggaggagagcaggcatATCATCAGGAGCCTGGCGGAGGCCATCGTCTACCTGCACAAGAAGG ACATCGTGCACCGAGACCTGAAACTGGAGAACATTTTAGTGAAGACTTATCACCATGGTAGCGATAATGACATGATCAGAATCAAG GTGACAGACTTTGGGTTGTCAGTGAAGAAAGGTGGCGTTGGCAGTGAGAACATGCTGAAAGCCACCTGTGGGACACCTATTTACATGG CTCCGGAGGTGATCAACGCTCATGAGTACAGCCAGCAGTGTGACATGTGGAGCATCGGAGTCATCATGTTCATGCT GCTGTGTGGAGAGCCCCCGTTCGTGTCCAGCAGTGAGGACAGCCTGTTTGAGATGATCAAGAAGGGAGAGCTCACCTTCGCCGGGCCCGTCTGGGACACCGTCAGCGACGCAG CAAAGAAGGTGTTGCGTTGCTTACTGAAGGTCGACCCCGCCCACCGCATTACAGCCAATGAGCTGTTGGATAACCCCTGGATCACG GGTGACACCAGCACGCCGACCACGCCCACCAACGTGCTGGAGATGATGCGTCTGTTCCGGGAGGACCccgagggggcggaggaggccgAGGGGGCcgtggagggggcggaggaggcgacGGAGGTGCTGAGCCAACTCTCCCTGAGCCTCAGCAGGGACAGCCAGACCCTGGAGCCCCGGGACCGGCCGGAGAGCCTGGAGCCCCGGGCCCAGCCGGAGAGCCTGGCCAGGGTGTCGTCGGCGAGCAGCGACGGCAAGAGCGTCGCCGAGCACAGCCTGGAGGGAGACAccgacagcagcagcagcaagccccccacccccaccaaacag AGACAAAAGAAGAAggctgcctcttcctcctccagcggAACGCGGGTGAATGGGTCTGCAGGGAAGATCTGTCACCTGCTCTGCCCCTCTACCTCACAG TCCCATTCAGGTGGCGTCCAGCGCTCCAGGCAGTCGAGTGCAACTCACCTCAGCCTCCAGGAGCAGAGGGACACCTGCGCCTCCCCGGCGGGGCCCTCTCCCAAACCAGCGCCCGGCCCGGGGAAGGCCCGCAAGCCCAAATCGCCCGCCCCACACGGCCCTCGCCCCGGGAACTGCTCCCCCCGGCCGCCCGGCAAACCCAGGCCCAAGAAGAGCTCCCAGGCCCCAGCAGCCCAGTGTTCAGCCCAAGGCCCAGAGACGCCACGTGCCAAAGAAGACCCCTGTACGTAG